Proteins co-encoded in one Granulicella cerasi genomic window:
- a CDS encoding hybrid sensor histidine kinase/response regulator, whose protein sequence is MNTLVIAVVVFLTVFCGVLAMLLMRASHSERELRQRLFELQRQLTNAEQGLMERRQLDGIKDEFISTVSHELRTPLTSIRGALGLLSSGLLGQLDVKAANLLRIAVTNTDRLVRLINDILDLERMDSGRAAMQLRPCSLHEIIQQSVETMQSMAHDAGVRIEVVPEPGGMPAAFEGDPDRIQQVLVNLLSNAVKFSTTNSTVLVRSQFDASTLSFRVQDSGRGIPADKLESIFGRFTQVENADSRQKGGTGLGLAICRTILAQHGGIIHAERNDGDGSGRSGSTFVVKLPRSASAEAEAKAAQERNANTVLVCDDDEDFRHLVAEMLRIHGYSAIEAGNGEDALKLVTSRNIEVVLLDLCMPGLSGWQTLELLKSNARTARLPVVVLSVLGPAEGSARHPIEVPPEGWVQKPFGPESLLGELSRVLYASGSDGRILLVEDDADLAAIVMASFAEDRTASDVRMQHARSLAEAQNFCRATPPEAIILDLKLPDGTGFMLAEWLRQQPSLRSLPLIVYSGAMLSQEEREQLRLGPTQFLDKARVSPQELERLVVSMIQPAAV, encoded by the coding sequence ATGAATACACTCGTCATTGCCGTCGTGGTCTTCCTCACCGTGTTCTGCGGTGTGCTGGCCATGCTGCTGATGCGTGCAAGCCATAGCGAGCGCGAACTGCGCCAGCGGCTCTTCGAGCTGCAACGGCAACTCACCAACGCCGAACAAGGCCTGATGGAACGTCGTCAACTCGACGGCATCAAGGACGAGTTCATCTCCACGGTTTCGCATGAGCTGCGCACGCCGCTCACCTCGATCCGCGGCGCGCTCGGTCTACTCTCCTCCGGTCTGCTCGGCCAGCTCGACGTCAAAGCCGCGAACCTGCTGCGCATCGCGGTCACCAATACTGATCGCCTCGTCCGCCTCATCAACGACATCCTCGACCTCGAGCGCATGGACTCCGGCCGCGCAGCCATGCAGTTGCGCCCCTGCTCGCTGCACGAGATCATCCAGCAGTCCGTGGAAACGATGCAGTCCATGGCGCATGACGCAGGCGTCCGCATCGAAGTGGTGCCCGAGCCAGGCGGCATGCCTGCAGCCTTTGAAGGCGACCCCGACCGCATCCAGCAGGTGCTCGTCAACCTGCTCTCGAACGCCGTCAAGTTCTCCACGACGAATTCGACGGTACTCGTCCGGTCGCAGTTCGATGCCAGCACGTTGAGCTTCCGCGTGCAGGACTCCGGCCGCGGCATCCCCGCCGACAAGCTGGAAAGCATCTTCGGCCGCTTCACCCAGGTCGAAAACGCCGACTCCCGCCAGAAGGGTGGCACAGGCCTCGGCCTCGCCATCTGCCGCACCATCCTCGCGCAGCACGGCGGCATCATCCACGCAGAGCGCAATGACGGTGACGGCTCCGGTCGTTCCGGCTCGACCTTCGTCGTCAAGCTTCCGCGCTCGGCATCCGCTGAAGCCGAAGCCAAGGCCGCGCAGGAACGCAACGCGAACACCGTCCTCGTCTGCGATGACGATGAAGACTTCCGCCACCTCGTCGCCGAGATGCTGCGCATCCATGGCTACTCGGCAATCGAAGCGGGCAATGGCGAAGACGCGCTCAAGCTCGTCACCTCGCGCAACATCGAAGTCGTGCTGCTGGACCTCTGTATGCCGGGGCTTTCCGGCTGGCAGACACTCGAGCTGCTCAAATCCAATGCACGCACGGCGCGCCTGCCGGTGGTCGTGCTCAGCGTTCTTGGTCCTGCAGAAGGCTCCGCGCGTCATCCCATCGAAGTGCCGCCTGAAGGCTGGGTGCAGAAGCCCTTCGGCCCCGAAAGCCTCCTCGGAGAACTCTCGCGCGTGCTCTATGCTTCCGGCAGCGACGGCCGTATTCTGCTCGTCGAAGACGACGCCGATCTTGCTGCGATTGTGATGGCGAGCTTCGCCGAAGACCGCACCGCATCCGATGTTCGTATGCAGCATGCGCGCTCGCTCGCCGAGGCGCAGAACTTCTGCCGCGCAACGCCGCCCGAAGCGATCATCCTCGACCTGAAACTGCCCGACGGGACCGGCTTCATGCTGGCCGAGTGGCTGCGCCAGCAGCCTTCCCTGCGGTCATTGCCGTTGATCGTGTACTCCGGCGCGATGCTCAGCCAGGAAGAGCGCGAACAGCTTCGCCTCGGCCCCACGCAGTTCCTCGACAAGGCCCGCGTCTCCCCGCAGGAGCTCGAGCGACTCGTCGTCAGCATGATCCAGCCCGCCGCGGTATAA